One window from the genome of Streptomyces sp. NBC_00597 encodes:
- a CDS encoding aromatase/cyclase has product MSVQQVHRTSYSVDVNAPPGVVYGLIADTTQWPLFFPSSVHVERLDFDGSRDRFHIWVTANGTVKSWLSRRTLDAPGLRIDFRQEVPAAPVVSMGGSWIVEPRGTGRSRLVLLHDFAVAGDRPADVDWTKEATDTNSRAQLATLKEAAERWSRLDDLLLSFEDSVRINGPAELVYQFLYGAADWPERIPHVSRAAVTEDEPGVQLLSMDTMTADGSAHTTESVRVCFPAAGRIVYKQTSTPALMAAHTGEWSLIPDESGVTAVSQHSVLLREEAIEQVLGAGADLTAARRYVREALGRNSTATLGLAKQHAETAVRTL; this is encoded by the coding sequence ATGTCGGTCCAGCAGGTGCACCGCACGTCCTATTCCGTGGACGTGAACGCGCCCCCGGGCGTGGTCTACGGGCTGATCGCGGACACGACCCAGTGGCCGCTGTTCTTCCCGTCGAGCGTCCACGTCGAACGGCTCGACTTCGACGGCTCCCGGGACCGGTTCCACATCTGGGTGACCGCGAACGGGACCGTCAAGTCCTGGCTCTCCCGCCGGACCCTGGACGCGCCCGGGCTGCGCATCGACTTCCGCCAGGAGGTCCCCGCCGCCCCCGTCGTCTCGATGGGCGGCAGCTGGATCGTGGAGCCGCGCGGCACCGGCCGCTCGCGGCTGGTCCTGCTGCACGACTTCGCGGTCGCCGGCGACCGGCCCGCCGACGTCGACTGGACCAAGGAGGCCACCGACACCAACAGCCGCGCCCAACTGGCCACCTTGAAGGAGGCCGCGGAGCGCTGGAGCCGGCTCGACGACCTGCTGCTGTCCTTCGAGGACTCCGTCCGGATCAACGGCCCCGCCGAACTCGTCTACCAGTTCCTCTACGGGGCCGCCGACTGGCCGGAGCGCATCCCGCACGTCTCACGCGCCGCCGTCACCGAGGACGAGCCCGGCGTCCAGCTGCTGAGCATGGACACCATGACCGCCGACGGGTCCGCGCACACCACCGAATCGGTGCGGGTGTGCTTCCCGGCGGCCGGCCGCATCGTCTACAAGCAGACCTCGACCCCGGCCCTGATGGCCGCGCACACAGGCGAGTGGTCGCTGATCCCCGACGAGAGCGGCGTCACCGCCGTCTCCCAGCACAGCGTGCTGCTGCGGGAGGAGGCGATCGAGCAGGTGCTCGGCGCCGGCGCCGACCTGACGGCGGCCCGCCGGTACGTGCGCGAGGCCCTCGGCCGCAACAGCACCGCGACCCTCGGCCTCGCCAAACAGCACGCGGAGACCGCCGTCCGCACCCTGTGA
- a CDS encoding PqqD family peptide modification chaperone, which yields MRIRPMPGVRVTSVDADGRLELLAASSTGPASYRCGPVGTAMWIALRQHDGDSAAAADLLARLWGTGPENARADLDIWIEEMRDAGLLHTEPAP from the coding sequence GTGCGGATCCGACCGATGCCGGGGGTGCGTGTCACTTCCGTGGACGCCGACGGCCGCCTGGAGCTGCTGGCCGCGTCGTCCACCGGACCGGCGAGCTACCGCTGCGGCCCGGTGGGCACCGCCATGTGGATCGCCCTGCGCCAGCACGACGGCGACAGCGCGGCGGCGGCGGACCTGCTCGCCCGCCTGTGGGGCACCGGACCCGAAAACGCCCGCGCGGACCTCGACATCTGGATCGAGGAAATGCGCGACGCGGGCCTCCTGCACACGGAGCCCGCCCCCTGA
- a CDS encoding condensation domain-containing protein codes for MSVGSERTGPPAHPGPGRPERVHPGPGLAAGARQREVLLDAMAARPGSGLHVGQLHWRWYGPLDTRRFQAAWQSVYDREAVLRAAFAPYGTRGGPRVVVHPQVVPQLVRHPQGSADWQALLLSERQRDFDPTRPGPLRIALLDEQGGPGGGSGCAGPTRVILTYHQALLDGRSVRLLLRAFARAYLAEGAATGGERRPDLRDHLRWLAGQDRAPARAFWSAAAPPAGSATLPPPPAVAGQPRDRSGHLRTTVRLDPYEASRLRDWAAGQGVTESTALQAAWALQLRRAVPGGGPVPVAFATAVSGRGIPLDGASRLPGPLRNPLPMSVDVDPGEPLARLLADLADRAFDLAAYEWVSMGQVHAWSGREPDDPLTETLLAFDAPAATGTDPLDEEFAAQGIRVTPPETVGAHGGFALSVTAHHDRGGGLVLTGVHDRARIADAADAVHRTAQLLREFPARARESTTVGEALRLLGPWPQPPAPRPAGGARLLLLRRAARPGAGTVVLIPPPGAPAGRQTAPAATDPGARQLVALDVHADAGACLAALRPVLAKGEPLTLACPQAAAPLARELAHRITAHAWPTPAITITPDDDPAA; via the coding sequence ATGAGCGTCGGCTCCGAACGGACCGGCCCACCCGCACACCCCGGGCCCGGACGCCCCGAACGCGTACACCCCGGGCCCGGGCTGGCCGCCGGGGCCCGGCAGCGCGAGGTCCTCCTCGACGCCATGGCCGCCCGGCCCGGCTCCGGACTGCACGTCGGGCAGCTGCACTGGCGCTGGTACGGGCCGCTGGACACCCGGCGGTTCCAGGCCGCATGGCAGAGCGTGTACGACCGGGAGGCCGTGCTGCGCGCCGCGTTCGCCCCGTACGGAACCCGCGGCGGACCCCGCGTCGTCGTCCACCCGCAGGTCGTCCCGCAGCTGGTGCGCCACCCGCAGGGCTCTGCCGACTGGCAGGCCCTGCTGCTGAGCGAGCGGCAGCGCGACTTCGACCCCACGCGGCCCGGACCGCTGCGGATCGCACTGCTGGACGAACAGGGCGGTCCGGGCGGCGGCAGCGGTTGCGCCGGTCCGACCCGCGTCATCCTGACGTACCACCAGGCCCTGCTCGACGGCCGCAGCGTACGCCTGTTGCTGCGCGCCTTCGCCCGTGCCTACCTCGCCGAAGGCGCCGCCACGGGCGGGGAGCGCCGCCCCGACCTGCGGGACCACCTGCGCTGGCTGGCCGGCCAGGACCGCGCCCCGGCCCGGGCGTTCTGGTCCGCGGCCGCACCGCCCGCCGGATCGGCCACTCTGCCGCCGCCGCCCGCGGTCGCGGGGCAGCCCCGCGACCGGAGCGGGCACCTGCGCACCACCGTCCGGCTCGACCCGTACGAGGCTTCCCGGCTGCGGGACTGGGCCGCCGGGCAAGGCGTCACCGAGAGCACCGCCCTCCAGGCGGCCTGGGCCCTCCAGTTGCGCCGGGCCGTGCCCGGCGGCGGCCCGGTCCCCGTGGCGTTCGCCACGGCCGTGTCCGGCCGCGGCATCCCCCTCGACGGCGCCTCCCGGCTGCCCGGCCCGCTGCGCAACCCGCTGCCGATGTCCGTCGACGTCGACCCCGGCGAGCCGCTCGCCCGGCTGCTGGCCGACCTCGCGGACCGCGCGTTCGACCTCGCCGCGTACGAGTGGGTCTCCATGGGGCAGGTGCACGCCTGGAGCGGCCGGGAACCGGACGATCCGCTCACCGAGACGCTGCTGGCCTTCGACGCGCCGGCGGCGACGGGCACCGACCCGCTGGACGAGGAGTTCGCCGCCCAGGGGATACGGGTGACCCCGCCGGAGACCGTGGGCGCGCACGGCGGCTTCGCCCTGTCGGTGACCGCGCACCACGACCGCGGGGGCGGCCTGGTGCTGACCGGGGTGCACGACCGGGCGCGGATCGCGGACGCGGCCGACGCCGTCCACCGGACCGCTCAGCTGTTGCGTGAGTTCCCCGCCCGCGCACGGGAGTCGACGACCGTCGGCGAGGCCCTGAGGCTGCTCGGCCCATGGCCGCAGCCGCCCGCGCCGAGGCCCGCGGGAGGCGCACGCCTGCTCCTCCTGCGACGGGCCGCCCGCCCCGGGGCCGGCACCGTGGTCCTGATCCCGCCCCCGGGCGCGCCCGCCGGGCGTCAGACCGCCCCGGCCGCGACCGATCCGGGGGCCCGGCAATTGGTCGCGCTCGACGTCCATGCGGACGCCGGCGCTTGCCTGGCCGCGCTGCGCCCGGTCCTGGCGAAGGGCGAACCCCTGACCCTGGCCTGCCCCCAGGCCGCCGCGCCGCTGGCCCGGGAGCTCGCCCACCGCATCACGGCGCACGCCTGGCCCACCCCGGCGATCACCATCACCCCGGACGACGACCCGGCGGCCTGA